The sequence TGAAACAAATGCCAGAAATGAAGCGATATGAAGCGACAGATAACGGTTATTATTGGGGCTTTGATAAACCTGAAGCTACATTTGATTTTGCTGAAAAAGGTGTAACCATTCATTTCGCAGATCCGTTGTTTGAGGACTTTATTGGTTACACTATAACCGATACAAAATTATACTCTAAAAAAGAGCTGGACAAATTAATTTAAAGAATAACAAAAACAAAAAAGAGCCCATAAGGCTCTTTTTTTATGTTTAACCCAGGGGGGCTGGATTAAGCTATTTTATAATTAAAGTGACATGTCAATAACCATACGGCCATTGATTGTACCATCAATCATCTCTTGCATAATATCATTAACATCTTCAATTGGACGGTTGTGTACGATTGGTACAACTTTACCTTCAGCAGCAAATTGGAAAGCTTCACGTAAATCTTCACGAGTACCTACAAGTGAGCCCACAACTTCAATACCATCTAATACAAGTTTTGGAATGTTTAGATCCATTGAATCAGAAGGTAAACCAACTGCTACAACTCTACCAGCAGCTCTTACTGAGTTAACTGCTTGATTGAAAGCACCTTTAGAAACAGCTGTAATAACTGCTGCATGAGCGCCGCCTAATTTTTCTTGGATTACTTTTTCAGGATCTTCATTTTTAACGTTGATAACCATATCAGCGCCAAGTTCAGTAGCTAATGCTAATTTTTCATCACTGATATCGATAGCAACAACTTTAGCGTTAAATACTTCTTTAGCATATTGTAAAGCTAAGTTACCTAAGCCACCAACACCGTAAATTGCAAGCCATTGTCCTGGTTTAACATCAGAAACTTTAACAGCTTTGTATGTTGTAACACCAGCACACGTAATACTACTTGCAGCAGCAGAATCTAAGCCTTCTGGTACTTTTACAGCGTAATCAGCTGTAACGATACATTTTTCAGCCATAGCACCATCCACGCTATAACCAGCATTTTTAACGCTACGACAATATGTCTCTTTACC comes from Brochothrix thermosphacta DSM 20171 = FSL F6-1036 and encodes:
- the adhP gene encoding alcohol dehydrogenase AdhP, with translation MKAAIVNKDHSVDVKEMEIRAIQAGEALVEVSHCGVCHTDLHVKDGDFGEVPGRVLGHEGIGTVIEVADGVTSLKIGDRVSIAWFFEGCGVCDYCVSGKETYCRSVKNAGYSVDGAMAEKCIVTADYAVKVPEGLDSAAASSITCAGVTTYKAVKVSDVKPGQWLAIYGVGGLGNLALQYAKEVFNAKVVAIDISDEKLALATELGADMVINVKNEDPEKVIQEKLGGAHAAVITAVSKGAFNQAVNSVRAAGRVVAVGLPSDSMDLNIPKLVLDGIEVVGSLVGTREDLREAFQFAAEGKVVPIVHNRPIEDVNDIMQEMIDGTINGRMVIDMSL
- a CDS encoding DUF2283 domain-containing protein, producing METRILLMDEVAEAGYLYLLSNQVPIPVVTTEESDATESIVFDYAENGRIVGIEVFDLVYRKLKQMPEMKRYEATDNGYYWGFDKPEATFDFAEKGVTIHFADPLFEDFIGYTITDTKLYSKKELDKLI